A single window of Melospiza georgiana isolate bMelGeo1 chromosome 6, bMelGeo1.pri, whole genome shotgun sequence DNA harbors:
- the ZFP36L1 gene encoding mRNA decay activator protein ZFP36L1, which yields MSTALVSPTIFDLSEVLCKSNKMLNYSPSGVSGCLLDRKAVGTPAGGGFPRRHSVTLPNAKFHQNQLLSSLKGEPAPMLGPRESRFRDRSFSEGGERLLQQKQPGGQVNSSRYKTELCRPFEENGACKYGDKCQFAHGIHELRSLTRHPKYKTELCRTFHTIGFCPYGPRCHFIHNAEERRAVAGSREPAVTDRPRLQHSFSFAGFPSAAASGLLDSPTSITPPPMLSADDLLGSPTLPDCASNPFTFSSQELVSLFAPSMGVQVPSGSSPTTFLFRPMSESPNMFDSPPSPQDSLSDQEGYLSSSSSSHSGSDSPILDTSRRLPIFSRLSISDD from the exons ATGTCCACAGCCCTGGTGTCGCCCACCATCTTCGACTTGAGCGAAGTTTTATGCAAG AGCAACAAGATGTTGAATTACAGCCCCTCGGGTGTCAGCGGGTGCCTGCTGGACAGGAAGGCGGTGGGCACCCCGGCGGGCGGGGGTTTCCCTAGGAGGCACTCTGTCACCCTGCCCAACGCCAAGTTTCACCAGAAccagctcctcagcagcctGAAAGGGGAGCCGGCTCCCATGCTGGGCCCCCGCGAAAGCCGCTTCCGGGACCGCTCCTTCTCCGAGGGTGGCGAGCGCCTACTGCAGCAAAAGCAGCCCGGGGGACAGGTCAACTCCAGCCGCTACAAGACGGAGCTGTGCCGCCCCTTCGAGGAGAACGGCGCCTGCAAGTACGGCGACAAGTGCCAGTTCGCCCACGGCATCCACGAGCTGCGGAGCCTCACCCGCCACCCCAAGTACAAGACCGAGCTATGCCGCACTTTCCACACCATCGGCTTCTGTCCCTATGGGCCGCGCTGCCACTTCATCCACAACGCGGAGGAGCGCCGCGCCGTGGCGGGGAGCCGGGAGCCCGCCGTCACCGACAGACCCCgcctgcagcacagcttcagCTTCGCCGGCTTCCCCAGCGCTGCTGCCAGCGGGCTGCTGGACAGCCCCACTTCCATCACACCGCCGCCCATGCTGAGCGCCGACGACCTGCTGGGCTCCCCCACCTTGCCTGACTGCGCCAGCAACCCTTTCACCTtctccagccaggagctggtCAGTCTCTTTGCCCCCAGCATGGGGGTGCAGGTGCCCAGCGGGAGCTCCCCCACCACCTTCTTGTTCAGGCCCATGTCCGAGTCCCCCAACATGTTTGACTCGCCACCCAGTCCTCAGGACTCCCTCTCTGACCAGGAGGGCtatctgagcagctccagcagcagccacagcggCTCAGATTCCCCTATCCTGGACACCTCAAGACGTCTTCCCATCTTCAGCAGACTCTCCATCTCCGACGACTAA